The Solea senegalensis isolate Sse05_10M linkage group LG14, IFAPA_SoseM_1, whole genome shotgun sequence genomic sequence gtttctcttgtacacatatgtgtacaagagaaaatgtgtgtgtgtgtgagcaaaatcgccacagcgaatcaacctcgAATGGTTgactaaatgaaaaaaatttcTGTATAGAGATGTTTAAGTTGAACAAGCCAGTGTAACCTCAATCCTGGACTCGCAGTTTGGTGGTTTATTGTTTATAAACTAAAAGCAAAATCTGcttttatatacatacaatatataGTTGTTTCCTCTCCTATTGTCCACTTGTCATCAATCAATGCTgctttcttttctgtctctcatgCAACAGCCtggtttactttttttctttctgtaattttgtCATGTGCACCATCTCTTGTTTGTGTTCTCACCATCTTCACATCCCTCTGGGTTTTGAtctttctatttctattttatcTTTCTCCGTCACTCACTTGCATTCCAAAAGCCCCCATTAGCTGTCTCCAGAGGGTCAATTCATTCTGCCAAAAAACAACGGCGTCTAAAGGTTTGTGCAGGACTAGGATGTAGTTCTCTTTCCATCCCATCTTGATAGATCTTGAATGGTTGACTAAATGAAAAAGATTTCTGTATTGAGATGTTTAAGTTGAACAAGCCAGTGTAACCTCAGTCCTGGACTCTGTGTGCCTTTGTGGTTAGATTCCCTCGTCTGATGTAGGTTGTAGAGCAGTTTGGTGGTTTAATGTTTAGttggaatgaaaatacaaaacataccCTTTTGTAGCTTGACACGATGTGTTAAATTTCTATCCTGTTGTTGATCGGAAGAGCTGTGATCACATGGGCTGTTGTTTCAGACAGAGGACAGCGAGATTGGCGTGGACGAGGATGATGAagaaggtgaggaggaggaaagcaAAGATTTGGATGATGACAGTCTCGAGGGATCGGTGCCCAAGGGCGCTCCCAACTCCAGGGGAGGCATGAGACCCCCTCTATTAGAGGAGAGTGACAATGACTTCTGAATTGAAAGAACATGCTCGGCTCGGACGACAGGAAAAGTTCTGCCAATTGTTGTGACCAATATCTTTTTGATTCATTATATTATTGCGATAACTGAAAAGCAGTGTTGCAATGTAACggagtacaaatactttgttactgtacttaagtacacaatttatgtgtctgtactttactttatttatttttctagcaaattttacatttactacatttcctctaaatgtcttgttttgtttctaccaaataaaattagaagaagagttaaaaatggtctgtatttatatagaatttttctagtcttaatgagctgctttacactatagttttcacCCCTTTCCTACCCATtcacatggggttaagtgtcttgctcaaggacacatatagagtaGAAGTATCTTTTCTATATATaaaagatacttgtacttttactcaagtatccctttaaggtactttatacaaaacTGCTGAAAATATATTCTTAAAAATAGCTTTTTAGATTTGTTAATATAACAGGAACTTACAGAGGAAAGGGTGACATTGGCGACTTTTGTCCCTCTGTCAATTGTTAATCACAACACCAGTTACGATACACCTTACtcgaaaaaaaaccaaaacattttaaagtgaatgaaAGGCAAACACTTTTCACTATTCGTGAGCTCCTTTTTTATGATAGTGAATTTAACCTcagtggtgaacacacacaaactaagtACAGGTTGACCtgtcccaggatttgaaccggcaaccctgtggttacaagcccagttcccttcCATGGGCTGCCTGTGTATAGTCAATTAAAATAAGGTTGCTTAAAAGAAAGAATTAAGAAAATAGGCAACTAAGACTAAAATAAACGATAAATCAGGTAAAACAAGAGCAAATAAGTCGTAGGTTTGcttaaaataatgacaataaattcaCTGTATAAGAATTTGTGATATTGGCATCAgtatcacacacaaaaaagtggtatgtCCCATACCTAATCAGGAGTAGTCATAATGACATAGATATCTGACACTGGAATTAGAAAGATATACAATTTAgttacacatgaatggcaaaattAGTTTGAATCTTACTAGTAAAAACTGATTTAGGGATATCTGTAACATTACTGTTTTGACTAGTAAGAATGACGTCGCAGATATCGGTGAAATGTTTAAATCGGCTTGCCATAGTCAACACTCGTACTTTGTTTAGTCCCGCACAATAACACACAGGACATTATGTACATAGTTAGTATAACATGTTTTCGCGTTATCTTGTGATATTTCATAGTTCTAACAATAAAAGTACTTCGTTAGAACAATATACAGTCATACGTTAAAACATGAACGTACATTGATTTATGCTAAGGAATGTTCAATAAACACGTCACAACCAGACCTATGTCACTTCAATATGGCGGCGACGTTGACGTAGCTTCCAGTGACCAATGCGTAAAAAGCTCGGGAAGAGAGAaggtcgaggaggaggaggaggaggaggaaccgaGTGAGGCTACTCCTTAGAGTGGGTAACCGCTGCACGGAGACGAAATTCTTCTGTCCTCGTCAGCCTGAGTAAGTACGTGACGGCGGCTATGAATGAAGACAAAGCAGGAGGCGTCATACAACATGATACCTGCGCCTACATATAATCTTCCGTACGGCCTGTGAAGGTTTACTCCTCGCTGTCCGTCCACAGTGAACCGCGTcaccgccgccaccaccaccaccatcgcCAGGCGATGACAGCGACTCCAGCCACTCCGCAGGTGATGAGAGACCGGCTGCTACAGGCCGTCGACGGCCAGAGTAACGTGAGTGTGTCCGCTAGTTTCCAAAGAGCGGAGGGTGATGAGAGGTGGACAATGAGCGAAGTCAGACTTTAGGCTCGTACAGTCAGTACCAGGCAGGCTCACAGGCAGCTGCTGCTGGCTACTGTTCACATCTCTGTGTTATACTGAGCCCCATCACCCAAAATGCaatatgtaatatttaacaAGTGGATGGAGAGACAAATCAAGAATTTAATTGCGTTAATAAATTGTTAATATCTCtctacaagacaaaaaaaaaacaccttgtgAGTGCACTAAAATGAATGTGATTATGTTTAATGTGATTGCCATTTGTTTGATAAGTTACTAGTAAATTACACTGCTGGACCTGTGTGTGCCATTTAACTGTTCTCCCAACAATATTTACACTGTATGTTATTTAACATCCAACATTAAACTCCACAGACTCATTTAAACTGAAGGGTTTGGCTGATGTAATCCCTTGTGTGCTGTTCATAGTTTTGTTACTCAGCCAGTGTTCATGGGTCTGGTGGACCCTCTGGGTTTTTAATTCAGCACAGTCAAACAAATTTATGTTTAATTCATCCCAAATACAAGCAAATTAAACAGCATATATGGTTAATATTTaccctactttttttttttttttttttttttaatttgcaacCATAGTTGAATTTACTTGACGTGTTATGTGTATTCACTCACACCAGCAGCTCTACATATGTCCTGGGTGTAACCTAGACATTGTTTTCACTATTCAATAATCTGgttattttttcatttgcattgtACAGTAATTACTTGTTCAATAAGAAACTGGAACCACCAAATGTTTGTCCAAGCAACAATGTAGAACTCCAGTTATTGGAAACAgggttttacatttattttttgcttaaaAATGAATAGGCAGGAATGACAAAATAAGGTACCACTGATGGTAAAGTATGTATGTAAGAAATAGCATTCCTGCCATCAAGAAGTTCCTCTAGTCATGTCTAACAACACTGACATGACTTTGATGTACCGTCAAAATCACAGAAGTAGGTTGACATTTcctgatatatgtatatatagttgACACACTCTTGTCTGTTAAAATGGTACATTTGCATGCAGTCTCAGTTGGTCATATTGAGCCAGAAATCAGTATGAGTATATTGTCTCTTGACGTGCAGGTGCAGGTCTGAAAGTCTATTCAAATTATTCCTGACCTTTTAATAGCCTCTCTTCTCTTTCGGTAGAACAACCACATGACCTATAGGTTGCTTAGTCACAAACTGTGACATCTATCAACTGAATGGCTATTCTTGGAtgctgtttttgtaatgttaacACTGTGATGTTTCCAGAttgtgatgtaaaaacacatttgttttgtcagcAGATATGCAACATGGGTGTAGTCGTGGAGGTTATCTCTTTTTTGGAGAAATATCCAATCACCAAAGAAGCACTGGAGGTAGGTTTCATTCAGACCCACAATACTTTAAATAAGATACAGTTGATTCTTGCTTTTCAGAAGTCACCTGCGCTGTTCAAAACCAATCTTTTCTCCTTTAAGGAAACCCGCCTTGGAAAGCTGATCAACGAAGTCCGAAAGAAAACCAACAACGAGGACCTTGCTAGACGTGCAAAGAAGCTGCTGCGCAACTGGCAGAAGCTAATTGAGCCTGAGGAAGAGTTGATTTCCAAAGAACACACGGGTGCATCATGGTCTTCAAGCTGTGGAGTTCTTACCTGTATGTCTTTGCCCACTGCAACCACCCCATCGTGTAAAACAGGTCCAGAGTTAAAGAACAGAAATAACTTTAACAATTGCCATCCCCCAAGGtttgaaaaaacagaaaacagaaaatgcaaGGGTGTTGAGAAGGAAGGGAAGTTCTTACCAGCTAAGATATCAAAAAGGACTCTTACTGATAAAATACAGAACTCCAAACAACTGCCATCCAAAGAAAAAGTTAGCAGCTCTGATATGTGTACAGATTTTAATGTACATCGACCTTTAGACAGGGATATTTCTGAGTCATTAGATGGGTTTGGTAAAATCCCTGTCAATGCTGTACAACCTCATCCAAGTGTCTTGGGACACAGCAAGCCCTCTTCTTTGCTGAAAGCATCAGTTCTGCAACAGCAGTCTAGATCTCATCAAGCTGCCACCGGAGGGCAGTATCGACCCAGAAGCCCTCACGGCTCCTTGCATAGTCCTCAAACTCCGATACAGGAAGCTATTGTCAAAAAAACTGCAACACAACCGCAGAGTCTTTCTAGCCTCACAGTGAGGCCTGGCCCTGTGAACACTTTTGGGCTAGGGCCTTTTACTCAACCTTTAAGTGTTGGTGCTCAGGGTTGTGACCACTCACAGTCTACAGATGTGGACTCTCAAAGCAGGCTTCCAAATGTGTCCAACAAAGTAGGTTTAGAAGACAATGGTCCTTTAAGCAATATAGGGGAagtaaaaagacagaaatgtaGGCATATGGTAAAGTTAGATGTGCACACTGTAGAAGACAGCACAAAACCAGTCAGGTTAAAAGATAGGAAACTGTTATTTGACCCTGTGTCAGGGAAGATCAAGCATTCGCTTCCTAAGGAAGTAGGTGTGGAGAAAGCAGTCAAACTGGGGGATAGACATGAACCTCAGTGTTCAGAACAGCTGAAGCTGAATTCATCAGTTCCTTCTAGTCCCTTACAGCACAATGACTGGAAAGAGCTGTCAAGGAGCAAATGCATCCAATCTTATCTTAGCCACCAAAGCAGTGTGCTGACATTGTCGGGTGCCTACACTCCGGGGGCACATTTTGTCATGACAGAGTTCTTAAAACCACAAGAACACCAAAGTAAAGAcaccaagaaaacacacatgttgaCACCAGAAATACCAGCCAAGGATTTACCTGGGATTAGCCGAGAGATTGTTAATGAAGACCTCAGcagaatacacacacaacactggcCGGGAGTTAATGGCTGCTATGACACAAAGAGCAACTGGTACGATTGGTCACAGTGCATCTCTTTAGACCTGCATGGAGATGAGAGCAGATTGAACATACTGCCATATGTCTGTCTGGAATAAAATcaggtttctgtttgtttataattctgaatttttaaaaagtgatccAGTAACTACATTCCAGACTTTTTCTGCTGATACACCTACCTAccttttacagaaaaaaacaaaacaaaaactaagaTTAAACATTTTGATAATGTGAACTTATTTCATATTATACTTGCCTTCTCcctttactgtgtatttattttgtacaatatTACTTGAAATAGCAAAGCAGGTTATGCTTCAATTTTGCATTGTTTGTACTGTTAAATGCTGAATAAAGTAGTTAAAGGCATTTTGTTAGATATTGTTTGCCTTATGAAAACTATTGTTTTCCCTCAAGACAGAGCCATAGTGAATGTACagaaatgagacatttgtgttcagtcaaatgcagagag encodes the following:
- the LOC122780411 gene encoding mediator of RNA polymerase II transcription subunit 26-like isoform X2, which produces MTATPATPQICNMGVVVEVISFLEKYPITKEALEETRLGKLINEVRKKTNNEDLARRAKKLLRNWQKLIEPEEELISKEHTGASWSSSCGVLTCMSLPTATTPSCKTGPELKNRNNFNNCHPPRFEKTENRKCKGVEKEGKFLPAKISKRTLTDKIQNSKQLPSKEKVSSSDMCTDFNVHRPLDRDISESLDGFGKIPVNAVQPHPSVLGHSKPSSLLKASVLQQQSRSHQAATGGQYRPRSPHGSLHSPQTPIQEAIVKKTATQPQSLSSLTVRPGPVNTFGLGPFTQPLSVGAQGCDHSQSTDVDSQSRLPNVSNKVGLEDNGPLSNIGEVKRQKCRHMVKLDVHTVEDSTKPVRLKDRKLLFDPVSGKIKHSLPKEVGVEKAVKLGDRHEPQCSEQLKLNSSVPSSPLQHNDWKELSRSKCIQSYLSHQSSVLTLSGAYTPGAHFVMTEFLKPQEHQSKDTKKTHMLTPEIPAKDLPGISREIVNEDLSRIHTQHWPGVNGCYDTKSNWYDWSQCISLDLHGDESRLNILPYVCLE
- the LOC122780411 gene encoding mediator of RNA polymerase II transcription subunit 26-like isoform X1 is translated as MTATPATPQVMRDRLLQAVDGQSNICNMGVVVEVISFLEKYPITKEALEETRLGKLINEVRKKTNNEDLARRAKKLLRNWQKLIEPEEELISKEHTGASWSSSCGVLTCMSLPTATTPSCKTGPELKNRNNFNNCHPPRFEKTENRKCKGVEKEGKFLPAKISKRTLTDKIQNSKQLPSKEKVSSSDMCTDFNVHRPLDRDISESLDGFGKIPVNAVQPHPSVLGHSKPSSLLKASVLQQQSRSHQAATGGQYRPRSPHGSLHSPQTPIQEAIVKKTATQPQSLSSLTVRPGPVNTFGLGPFTQPLSVGAQGCDHSQSTDVDSQSRLPNVSNKVGLEDNGPLSNIGEVKRQKCRHMVKLDVHTVEDSTKPVRLKDRKLLFDPVSGKIKHSLPKEVGVEKAVKLGDRHEPQCSEQLKLNSSVPSSPLQHNDWKELSRSKCIQSYLSHQSSVLTLSGAYTPGAHFVMTEFLKPQEHQSKDTKKTHMLTPEIPAKDLPGISREIVNEDLSRIHTQHWPGVNGCYDTKSNWYDWSQCISLDLHGDESRLNILPYVCLE